The region ACGCGCCTCCCGAGCACGCGTTGGCGGCGGAACGCGTTGCGGATCCAGCGCTCGCGCGCCGGCGACAGCGCACCGATGCCGCCGAGATCGCCGGGCCGGGGATTGAACGACCCGAGGACCGTCTTCAGACAGAACCAGCCGAACGCCGCCTTGGCCCCGAGCGCCGAGCGCCCCTGCGCCTCGGCCAGGCCGATCGGCTCGAGGTACCGGGTGCGGATCTCGCGCGTCATCGCGTTGGGGGCGCCGACGTCGGCGAGGACCGGATTGGGCCCCTCGTAGACCGTGGCGATCGCCACTTCGTGGATGTTCTCGCCGATGTAGTTTTCGATCGGCACGCGGCCGGCGGGGATCGCCAGGCCATGGCGTTCCGCGGCGCGGCGCTCGTCGACATGGACGGAGCGTCCCCCTTGGATCTGGTAGGCGTGGATCGCCGTTTGGAGCAGCGACTTGGTCGCGTAGACCTTGGCGATCATCCCCATCGTCTCGTCACGGACGCCGTTGGCGGCAAGCCGGAAACAGACGTCGCCCAGGGCCCGGCTGGCGAGTGCTCCGGCCACCGCCCGGCCCATCCAGGTGCGGATCCGCGGCGATTCGCCGATCGGCCGGCCGAACGTGCTGCGGAAGCCGACCCAGCCAGCCCGCACGGTCGCCACGTCGGCCCCCTGCCCGCCGGTCGCCTCGGGATCGCGGATCAGCTGGGCGAGGAGCCGGAAGCTCTTGACGGCGCTGTTCACGCAGATCCCGCCGCGCCCCTTGGCCAGCGAGCTGAACGCCTGGGCGAGGCCGCGCCCCGGCGGCCCGAGGAGGTTGTCGATCGGCACCGGGCAGTCGGTGAGGCGGAACCGGGCGTTCCACAGGTAGTCGAACGCCATCAGCCGGTTGCGCACCATGCGGAACTGCGGCGTGTCGGCGGGAGGCACCTCGAACACGAGCATCGCCGAGTCGCGCCCCTTCGGCAGCCCCGCGCCGTCGAGCTTGAGGACGAGGATGCAGATCCCGCCGTAGACGACGTTGGTGATCGGCCACTTCACTCCCGACACGAGCCAGCGCTCGCCGTCGCGCCGGGCCGTGAGCGACAGCTTGCTGGGATCGGCGCCGACCCCCGGCTCGGTGAGGGCGAACGAGCCGAGCAGCTCGCCGCGCGCCATCCGCGGGAGGAACCGCTCCTTTTGCTCGTCGGTGCCGAAGTCGAGCAGCGGCGTGACCGGCCCGAGGAAGTTGTGGACCTCGAACATCACCGCCAGGTCGGGGTGGACGAGCGTCAGCGCCCGCAGCAGCGGCCCGAGATCGCCGAGCCGCGCCCCGGCGCCGCCGTAGCGCGTCGGGATCGCGAGCCCGAAGAAGCCGCGCTGTGCCAAGCCGGCGATCGTCGCGGGGGTGAACAGCATCCGCTCGTTGTCGAGCAGCCGGCCGTCGCGCTTCTGCGCGAGGGTGAACTCGAGGCACGCGGCCATCGTCGCCGCCACCGCCGGCTCGGGATTGAAGCGGCCGGCGGCAAACTCCACCGCCCGGGCACGCCCGAACAGCGATTCGAGCGTCGGGGCGGCGCCGGAAAACTGCCCTTCGGCGGCCTTGTCGGCGTCGTCGAGCGTGGCCAGGGAGGCGATCTCCTCGGCGCTGCGCCCCGCCTGGGCGAGGATCAGGGCCATCGCCTCGGCGGCGCTGTCGGCCGCGGGGTCGGTGCTGGCGGGGCGGAGCATGGCGCGTCCCTCCGGGAGGCGGGGGGGCCACCCTGCCACCCCCACAGCGAATGATAGCTGTCCGGGGGCGGTGCGGGGGAGCCGAGCCTGGCGGCGTCACATGGCGAACCCACCGTTGACGTGGATCACCTGCCCGGTCACGTAGCCGGAGCGGGGGGAGCAGAGGAACGTCACGGCGTTGACGACGTCGTCTACCGCCCCGAGCCGGCCGAGCGGGATCGAGGCGCGGAACTTCTCGGTCACGTCGGCGGGCATGTCGGCGAGGATCTCGGTGGCGATGAATCCGGGGGCGACGCAGTTGACCGTGGTCCCCTGGCGGGCGAACTCGCGCGCCGCGACTTTCGTCAGCGCCACGATCCCCGCCTTGCTGGCGGCGTAGTTGCCCTGGCCGAAAAACCCCTGGAAGCCGGCCACCGAGCCGATCGTCACGATCCGCCCGCCGGGGCGGAGGAGCGTGGTGGCGTGCTGGACGACGTTGAACGTGCCGCCGAGGTTGACGTCGATCACCTGGCGGAAGTCGTCGGCTGTCATCTTGCGGAGCGTCCGGTCGCGGAGGATGCCGGCATTGGCGACGACGATGTCGAGGCCGCCGACCGCCTCCACGATCGAGCGCATCATCGCGCCGACCGCGGCATGGTCGGCCACGTCGCACTCGCAGACAAGCGCGGCGCCGGTCTCGGCGGCGAGCGACTCGGCGTCGGCGCGGTTGCGCCCCTCGGGGTCGGCGACGTAGTTCACCACGCAGCGGATCCCGTCGGCCGCCAGGGCGCGGACGATCCCCGCCCCGATCCCGCGCGAGCTCCCCGTCACCAGCGCCACCCGTGTGTCGGCCGTCATCGCCCCCTCCGCGCGGTGCCCGAATCGTGTCGCCCACCCTCGCGGCCGGATCCTACACTGCGAGGGGTTTGCCAAGGAGGAGGAGGAGACGCGATGCGTGACGTGTACGTGGTCGGGGTGGCACGGACCGACTTCCAGCGCAACCTCCGCAAGGAGCGAAAGGCGCTGGCCGACGTGATCGTCGAGGCGGGGCGCGGGGCGCTGGCCGATGCCGGCGTGGCCGCCGCCGACGTCGGGGCGGGGCTCGTCGGCAACTTCGCCGCCGGCCTGTTCGCCGGCCAGCTCCACCTCGGCGCACTGCTCCTCGACATCGACCCGGCGCTGGTCGGCATCCCCACCGCCCATGTCGAGGCGGCCTGCGCGTCGGGCGGCTTGGCCGTGGCCACGGCGGCGCGGGGGATCGCCGCCGGCCTCCACGACGTGGTCCTCGTCGTCGGCGCCGAGCAGCAGAAGACGATGGCTCCCGCCGACGGCGCCGAGGTGCTGGCGACCGCGGCCGACAAGGCCGTCGAACGGCCGGAGTATGGCGACCACATGATGCCGCGGATGTTCGCCTCGATCGCCGACCGCTACGCCGCACGCCACGGCCTCGCTGACCGCACGCTGGCGCTGGTGGCGGCGAAGAACCACGCCCATGCCGCCCTCAACCCGCTCGCCCAGACGCGCGGCGGCGGAATGTCGCTCGAGCGCGCCCTGGCCGCCGACGACTCCAATCCGCGCTTCGCGCCACCGCTCAAGGTGTCGGACTGCTCGCAGATCAGCGACGGCGCCGCGGCGCTGGTCCTGGCGGCGGCGCCGCTGGCCGGCCGGCCGGCGATCCGCCTTCGCGGCCTCGGGCAGGCGACCGACAGGCTGCGCCTGGCAGACAAGGAGGTGCCGGAGTTTCCCGTCGCCCGCCGGGCGGCCGAGCAGGCCTTCCGGATGGCGGGGATCGGGCCGCGCGAGATCGACTGCGCCGAGGTCCACGACTGCTTTTCGATCACCGAGATCGTCACCTACGAGCTGCTCGGGTGGGCCGAGCCGGGTGGGGCGACGCGGTTGGTGGAGACGGGGGCGACGATGCTCCCGCAGGTGCGCCGCGAGCTGGTCGGGACGGCTGCGCCTCCGTGGTCGCTTCCGGTGAACACCGGCGGTGGGTTGATCGGCGACGGCCATCCCGTCGGAGCGACCGGGGTGAGGCAGGTGGCGGAGATCTTCGACCAGCTCGTCGGCCGGGCGGGAGCGCGGCAGGTCGAGGGAGCGCGGCGGGCGCTGTCGTTCAACCTCGGCGGGACGTTCACGACGAGCGTGGCGATGGTATGGGAGCGGGCGAGAGCGTGAGTCGCTGGGGCGGCGCCCTGTCTCAACTCGGGCTCCGCAGAGGCGACGCCCCTCGCGCCTGTGGACTGCGCGGTCACCTTGGGTCGGAGGAAGCCTCGGCTCCGGCTCTGCAGAGGGGGACGCCCCTCGCGCCTATGCCCTCGCATCGACCCGCAGCCAGTGGGTGACGGGCCGATGCGAGGGCGACGGCGGAGGGGCTTCGCGGGTCCCATGAATGGATTCAGGAAGCTGCGGTGCGGGCGCTTTCGCCACGTCGTTGCGGTGAGTGGTCCTTGCGGCGACTGGTGGTGGTGGCTCGGGCCTCAAAAACGAAAAGCCCCGCGGGCTTGGGCAACCCGCGGGGCTTCGATCTGTGCACTGACAACAGTCGCCGATGGCGATTATGAGTCAGCGCGGCTGAGTTACTCGTCGCCGCCTCACGGCAGGATGACGGTGTCGATGACGTGGATCACGCCGTTCTTGGCCTTGATGTCGGTCTTCACGACCTTGGCCTTCGACGACGGGGTGCTGATCGTCACACCACCCTCGGTCGCGATCCCGATCGTCTTGCCACCGGCCGTCTTGGCCTCCTTGAGCTTGACCACGTCAGCCGCCATCACCGAGCCGGGGACGACGTGCAGGAGCAGGATCTCCTTGAGCTTTTCCTTGTTCTCGGGCTTGAGGAGGTTTTCCACCGTGCCGGCGGGCAGCTTCTTGAACGCCTCGTCGGTCGGGGCGAAGACGGTGAACGGGCCAGGGCTCTTCAAGGTCTCGACCAGGCCGGCGGCACCCGCAGCTGCGGCCAGCGTCTTGAACGTCCCGGCGGCGACCGCCGTGTCGACGATGTCGGCCGTCTGGAGCAATGCCACCTGGCGAACCGGTTCGGCGGCGGTCGCCACGCCGAATGCCAACGCCACCGCCGTCAATCCGCTGCACACGCTCGTACGCATCATGCTTGTTCCCCGTTTCGGATGAACCGCCGAACCCACCCCGGAACAGCCGGGAATACAGTCAGCGTTTCTTACGCAACCGCAGCCAAGGGTGGGGTCGTAACAGCGAAAGGAAAAAAACTGGAATCCAGCAGGCCCATGCCCTGGTTGTCCGTGGAAAACGCCCTCTGAGCCCGGTTTTCACCGAGCCAACCGTAAGGCGACCGCGGGAAGCACCGAGGGTTTCCCAGGCGGCCCTCGGCCGTATCCGGCGGCCGGGCAGATTGTCCGCAGCCTTCAAACAGTTCCACACGCCCGGCCCACGCGCGGCGGTTACCGCGGGCAGCCCGACGCGCCGGCCGCGCGGCCCGACCCGGCCGACGCACGCCGCCCCAACCCCACGTCGCGCTACCCACGCCGCGCTACCCCGCGACGCCCAGCGCGCCACTCAGCGCCGCACCTCCCGCCGCACAACCCAGGGCCCCCCTTCACCATCCCATGGGCTGGCGATCCCCTCTGCAGAGCCCGAGCCGAGGCTAGGTCCCGCGTCGCGCACGAGCCCGGCTCGCCCATGAACCCGGCGTCGCGGCCAGCCCTCTCACCCCGCCAGCGGCAGCGCCCGGGCGATGCGCGCGAGGACCTTGTCGCGTTCGAGGATCGCGAGCGTCTCATACAGGCCCGGCCCGACCGAGCGGCCGGTGACCGCGACGCGGACGGCATGGATCAAGTCGCCGACCTTCAGCCCGCGCGACTCGACCACTTCCTTGAGCAGTCGCTCGAGCTCGTCCGGCTGAAACGCCCCTGCGGTGTCCAGCCGCTTGGCATAGGCCCGCAGCAGGTCGGCGACACCCGGCTTGGCGAGGCGCTGCTTGACCGCGGCGTCGTCGAACGGCGGCT is a window of Planctomycetota bacterium DNA encoding:
- a CDS encoding fasciclin domain-containing protein, with the translated sequence MRTSVCSGLTAVALAFGVATAAEPVRQVALLQTADIVDTAVAAGTFKTLAAAAGAAGLVETLKSPGPFTVFAPTDEAFKKLPAGTVENLLKPENKEKLKEILLLHVVPGSVMAADVVKLKEAKTAGGKTIGIATEGGVTISTPSSKAKVVKTDIKAKNGVIHVIDTVILP
- a CDS encoding 3-oxoacyl-ACP reductase FabG translates to MTADTRVALVTGSSRGIGAGIVRALAADGIRCVVNYVADPEGRNRADAESLAAETGAALVCECDVADHAAVGAMMRSIVEAVGGLDIVVANAGILRDRTLRKMTADDFRQVIDVNLGGTFNVVQHATTLLRPGGRIVTIGSVAGFQGFFGQGNYAASKAGIVALTKVAAREFARQGTTVNCVAPGFIATEILADMPADVTEKFRASIPLGRLGAVDDVVNAVTFLCSPRSGYVTGQVIHVNGGFAM
- a CDS encoding acyl-CoA dehydrogenase family protein, with amino-acid sequence MLRPASTDPAADSAAEAMALILAQAGRSAEEIASLATLDDADKAAEGQFSGAAPTLESLFGRARAVEFAAGRFNPEPAVAATMAACLEFTLAQKRDGRLLDNERMLFTPATIAGLAQRGFFGLAIPTRYGGAGARLGDLGPLLRALTLVHPDLAVMFEVHNFLGPVTPLLDFGTDEQKERFLPRMARGELLGSFALTEPGVGADPSKLSLTARRDGERWLVSGVKWPITNVVYGGICILVLKLDGAGLPKGRDSAMLVFEVPPADTPQFRMVRNRLMAFDYLWNARFRLTDCPVPIDNLLGPPGRGLAQAFSSLAKGRGGICVNSAVKSFRLLAQLIRDPEATGGQGADVATVRAGWVGFRSTFGRPIGESPRIRTWMGRAVAGALASRALGDVCFRLAANGVRDETMGMIAKVYATKSLLQTAIHAYQIQGGRSVHVDERRAAERHGLAIPAGRVPIENYIGENIHEVAIATVYEGPNPVLADVGAPNAMTREIRTRYLEPIGLAEAQGRSALGAKAAFGWFCLKTVLGSFNPRPGDLGGIGALSPARERWIRNAFRRQRVLGRRVLWVIARHQRAFIEKSFLLGDEGGIFDQLCASTAALVYAVALDRGEREYELVGMALDLEAELACAGKAPSARLQETWAEIGRDLIDPRGVLHRDLVADIPVSAIPLDPRHVDRYI
- a CDS encoding thiolase domain-containing protein (Catalyzes the synthesis of acetoacetyl coenzyme A from two molecules of acetyl coenzyme A. It can also act as a thiolase, catalyzing the reverse reaction and generating two-carbon units from the four-carbon product of fatty acid oxidation); translation: MRDVYVVGVARTDFQRNLRKERKALADVIVEAGRGALADAGVAAADVGAGLVGNFAAGLFAGQLHLGALLLDIDPALVGIPTAHVEAACASGGLAVATAARGIAAGLHDVVLVVGAEQQKTMAPADGAEVLATAADKAVERPEYGDHMMPRMFASIADRYAARHGLADRTLALVAAKNHAHAALNPLAQTRGGGMSLERALAADDSNPRFAPPLKVSDCSQISDGAAALVLAAAPLAGRPAIRLRGLGQATDRLRLADKEVPEFPVARRAAEQAFRMAGIGPREIDCAEVHDCFSITEIVTYELLGWAEPGGATRLVETGATMLPQVRRELVGTAAPPWSLPVNTGGGLIGDGHPVGATGVRQVAEIFDQLVGRAGARQVEGARRALSFNLGGTFTTSVAMVWERARA